The following coding sequences are from one Paraburkholderia caballeronis window:
- a CDS encoding carboxymuconolactone decarboxylase family protein translates to MSTLRLEYSRLSPEAYQGLIATKKALSRSTLGKPLIELVNLRISQINGCAFCLEMHTRLLRDGGYPLDKLDSLAGWHASPLYDARERAALGWSESVTDISRTHAPDDVFDVLKANFSEAEIADLTFVVALMNALNRLAISMRQ, encoded by the coding sequence ATGAGCACACTTCGACTCGAATATTCCCGTCTTTCCCCGGAAGCATACCAGGGGCTGATCGCAACGAAGAAGGCGCTGTCGCGCAGCACGCTGGGCAAGCCGTTGATCGAACTGGTGAATCTGCGGATCTCGCAGATCAACGGCTGCGCGTTTTGCCTGGAGATGCACACGCGTCTGCTGCGCGACGGCGGATATCCGCTCGACAAACTCGACAGCCTCGCCGGCTGGCACGCGAGCCCGCTTTACGACGCGCGCGAGCGCGCGGCGCTGGGCTGGTCGGAGTCGGTGACGGACATCTCGCGCACGCATGCGCCCGACGACGTGTTCGACGTGCTGAAGGCGAATTTCAGCGAGGCGGAAATCGCCGATCTGACGTTTGTCGTGGCGTTGATGAATGCGCTGAACCGGCTCGCTATTTCGATGCGGCAGTGA